The genomic DNA CCTCAACGAGAACCGCGCGACCGGCCGACCGTCGATGGACAACACCCCGGTCAGCGGCAACCAGGAGGACCACGTGAGCATGAGCGCCCAGAGCGCCTTCGACGCCCGGGCGGCCGTCGAGAACGCGACGACCGTGGTCGGCATCGAACTGCTCTGCGCCGCGCAGGCCGCCGAGTTCATCGAGGAAGGTCTCGCCCACGGCGTCGGCACCGGCGCGGCCTACGAGGCGGTCCGCGAGGCGGTGCCGCCGCTGGTCGAGGACCGGCCCATCTACGAGGACGTCGAGCGGGCCGACGCGCTGGTCGCGTCGGGACTGCTCGAAGAACGGGTCGAGGCCGCGCTCGGCGAGTCGCTCGACTGAGCCCTCGCTCGGTCTATCGACCGACGCCGATGGCGAGGCCGACGGGGCGTCCCCGTCAGCCAAGCAGGTACCGGAGCCAGCCGTTCCGCCTCACGATCGCCGTCTCCTCGAGCGCCTCGTCGAGGCCGAGGATGCGGCCCGCGCCGAACGCCCCGAGGCCGAACAGCAGCATCGCGTAGACGACGTGGTCGTCGATGACGAGGCCGTTCTCCAGCGGCAGGCTGGCCGCCCAGTAGAACAGCATCATCACCGCACCCCAGAACGCGCTCCACCGGACGAACGCCCCGAGGAGCAGCGCGAGGCCGACCAGCGTCAGGCCCCACTGGTTCAGCGGGTCGATCAGCCAGAGCCAGTCGCCGGCCATGGTCGTCCAGACGCCGCTGAAGGGGTTGCCCGCCGGGATGGCGTTGCGCAGGAAACCCTCGGCGGACCACGCCGGGTCGAGCACCTTCGTGACGCCGGCGTAGAACAGCGTCCAGCCCATCACCAGCCGGAGCGCCAGCAGCGCGTAGCCGACCCACGTCTCGGAGTACTCGAAGTTGGTGCGTCGGCCGAACAGTTCGGTCTCGAGTTCGCGGGTGGACATGGTCGGTCACCTCACGTGCGATACTCGTTCCGGAGAGACCTTCAAACGGCGGCGCGAATCCCAGAACCTGGAAATCGGGTCGTAACCGGGCAAAAAGTGTTCCGGTCGTTTCCGGCGCGCGGGAGGCGGGGACCGATTTATGGGTTGGGGGTACATATCACGAAACATGTACCGGATACTCGCAGCCATCGGGACCGACGAGGACCGCGCGCTCGAACAGGCGAAGGCCATCGCCGGCCTGCCCCGCGACGGGGACGTCTCGGTCACGCTGTTCCACGACTTCGACGACACCAACCCGCAGGGAGCGTCGGTCCACCAGGTCGCGGCGGTGCGCCGGGCGGCCGAGTACCTCGAGGACGAGGGCATCGAGGTGACGTACGCCGAGTCCAGCGGCGACGCCGCCGAGGCCATCCTCGACACCGCCGACGAGACCGACGCCGACCTGCTGTGTCTCGCACCCCGCGGGCGGACCCCGGCGGGGAAGGCGCTGTTCGGCAGCGTGACCCAGCAGGTGCTGCTCGAGGGGTCCCGGCCGACGCTGGTCGTCGGGGCCGGCCAGTTCAGCGAGTGATCGGTCGGTCGAGCGGTCAGTCGGCCGTCCCGCGCGCCCGGCGGTCGATCTCCTCGGCGTCGTCGCTGTCGGACGACTCGCGGCCGTCGCCGGCCGCGCGGTCGTCCGTCACCCCGTCGGCGACCCGCTCGTCTCCGTCGTCGGCACTCCGACCGCCGGCGCCGGACGCCCGGAAGAGACCGTGCTCCTCGCAGTCGTACACCTCGCGGGCGACGTGTTCGCACGGCCGCCCGCAGTCCAGGCAGCGGGCGGTCGGCTCCTCGACGTCGGTCGCGGCGTCCATCTCGCGATACACCTCCCGCCACCCGGCGCTCGGCGACTCGCGGTCGTCAACCATCCCGACCTCCGGCGTCTCCGCTGCAGGGATCGGCCCTCGCACGGTCGGCAGTGCTCGATGTGACGCCGTCGCCGCCGCACCGGAAGCACCCCTCGCGGAGTCGCGGGTCGGTGGTCTCGAGGCCGCACCGCTCGCACCGCCAGTAGCGGTGGTCGCGGTCGCCGTCGCTGTCCCGGCCGACGTACGGGCCGGTGACCGTCCCGGTACTTTCTTGTAATCGTGGCGTATTCGTAGCCATTGGGCTGCTCGTTCGTGGGGCACGCCCAGCGTCCGGGTGCTGGTACCACCCGGCGCGTTTCGACGCGCGGTCGCTGGGCTACTTGTCGCGCTATTCTCTCTGATCCTCGGTAGTTCCCTGTCTCCCCGTCACCCCCGAAAGGCGGTTCCGCGCCGATTCAGCCGCGTCGCACCGAACCCGAGCCCGGAGTGTGAGCTACGCCTGCGGTTCGGGCTCGGTCGCGCCGTCGGATCCGGCATCGGCCGTCTCGCCCTCGACGTCGGCGTCCTCGCCGGTCCCGCTCTCGGCGGCCGCCTCGCTGTCGTCGGCGTCGCCGGCGCTCGGTCCGTCGTCGAGGCTCTCGAGCGCCGAGATGACCGTCTCGCGGTAGCGGTCGAGCGGGATATCGTACTCCTCCTCGGCCATCCGGGCGTACTCGTTGGTGTCGTCGTCGAACGCCTCGATCCGGTCGAGGGTCTGCTCGGCCGTCTCGACCACCCAGCGGTCGCGGGTGGCGGCGTCCACCGTCGTGATGGACTCGGGTCGCACGGAGACGTTGACGTTCCCGTCGTCGGTCTCGTAGGTCCGGGGCTTGCCGGCGATGGCGACGTAGGCCGGCGGTTCGAGCTCGCGGAGCATGCTCGCGGCCTCGGGCTGGTACTGGCCGGCGTAGACGAAGAACGGGTCGCCGTTCGGGTCCACGACCCGGCCCTGCCAGTACTCGCTGTCCT from Halorussus rarus includes the following:
- a CDS encoding DoxX family membrane protein, with product MSTRELETELFGRRTNFEYSETWVGYALLALRLVMGWTLFYAGVTKVLDPAWSAEGFLRNAIPAGNPFSGVWTTMAGDWLWLIDPLNQWGLTLVGLALLLGAFVRWSAFWGAVMMLFYWAASLPLENGLVIDDHVVYAMLLFGLGAFGAGRILGLDEALEETAIVRRNGWLRYLLG
- a CDS encoding universal stress protein, yielding MYRILAAIGTDEDRALEQAKAIAGLPRDGDVSVTLFHDFDDTNPQGASVHQVAAVRRAAEYLEDEGIEVTYAESSGDAAEAILDTADETDADLLCLAPRGRTPAGKALFGSVTQQVLLEGSRPTLVVGAGQFSE
- a CDS encoding RPA family protein; the protein is MSGTPTREVARRVFADEFNDATHTFKESDEERAPVYVLLPTGARANRIFIAGTLTETEDVGEDSEYWQGRVVDPNGDPFFVYAGQYQPEAASMLRELEPPAYVAIAGKPRTYETDDGNVNVSVRPESITTVDAATRDRWVVETAEQTLDRIEAFDDDTNEYARMAEEEYDIPLDRYRETVISALESLDDGPSAGDADDSEAAAESGTGEDADVEGETADAGSDGATEPEPQA